A window of Rhipicephalus microplus isolate Deutch F79 chromosome X, USDA_Rmic, whole genome shotgun sequence genomic DNA:
AGCAAACGGATACATACAACGCCGCATTTCTTGTACATTGCTGCTTCTTCACAAGCTGCGTCCACTATCTCCTTGCATTTCATTTTGTTGAAAGCTGTGCACCTGAAAAGAAATTTTCATTGCGAACACAAAGCCATAGTACCGAGTTACCTCAAAGCACATTTACCGCCGAACCTGGCAATGCTTGCACATGTATCATGCCAATCACAGCACAATGCGTATGTTTGAAAATTTTGCGGAACTTGAGCAACGAAGTCATCTGGCCGTGCTAAGATGGACGACATAAACGAAACCTAAATGTTCTCTGACCTCAGTTGATAACACCGTGGTCGCGATATGTTTGCTGATAAGGGTAAACTTGAAACGTGTTTTGTTAAGCTTATTCGCTATATCATATATTATGTGTATATAGGTGTTTTGTGGCTACATCGTACCTCTAAACTGTGGTCCAAGAATTCAGTTTCGTTTTTACGTTTGCGACGCTCCAAATGTAGGCAGCGGATGTAGTAGTCTAGGCACATTGATTCAAATAATTCGCGGGCTACGTAGCTTGGCGCACGCGCATGCATGCACGAGCCGGTAAACAATCAGCACAGCACGAGCGAGCATCGTAGCGCGtgctgattttcttttttcttcatctgACAAGAAAATAGACTTAATATGCGAACCGTGGCCAGAACGCCGAGTGTGCGTGGCGGTGTAAGGTACCTGCGATCATGAAGTGGTGGTGCCTGTTCCTGATCAAAGGTGCGTTTGCTTGTTTTCGCGTAAGTCGACGCTGTGGTCAACTGTAACCTGTAACAAATTGTGTCTTTTTAGATGATGCTGGGAAGGATATTGTGGAAGATTATTTTTCCCTTTTGAATCTTCTGATAGATGCTCCGACATGGAAGCCGGACTCACCGAAGAGCCACTTGCTGCCACTGATCCCAAGTCGTGAGGTCCACTTCGCGATCCTGCCATTTCTCCTGAGCCCATGTGAAGAACTTCAGGTATGCATAAATATGCTTATTGAAAGCTTTCGATTGTTGGGGGGAGATCACTAAAATTTGTCCATTCGGATACTTGTCATTCTGCTGCTTTAGGCCTTTTGGAAGACTTTCCAGTTGGATTCCTTCCAGAGTGCTTTGCAAAGCTGGTCAGACGACATTGCGAGGTTGAAAGACACCTACCACTTTCCATCTCAGCTGTCGCCGTATGTATTCTACGCTGCTCGCTTGACACAAAGGGTTGTTTCTGCTTTTTCTTAGCTTTTGATCTTTGCTTCAGGGCTGTACTTACCAGCGCTACAAAACGCATCGAAGGTCTGCTCGACAATTTGCCGATCCCTGGTATGGTGCTGATAAATAAATATTCCAAACTGATGTTAACTCGgacttttttttccatttcagGGAAGGCAATGCTAGAGATTGTAGTGGACAGGAGTCTGTTTAGTGACCTAGATGTCATGTAAGTCTTTGGTTTGCATATCGTGTTTCTTTCCTCATACTCGAAGTCGGACTGACATGCTTTTTGTAAAGGATTCTTCTCTAAAACGTTTTGCTGTGATTTTTCAGATGACATTGTTGCTTTTGCATTTATGAAATTACACTTGCAACATGTTGTAGTCCAGGGGCTAAGATGACCACCAAAGGAATTGTAGTTCTATTTTTGTTATGTAGTACACATCTTCTAGAAGTATTCTTTCGGATTTATGAACTTCAGACTCtggagtggatggatggatgctatgagcgtcccttTTATAACGAggcggtgacatgtgtgccaccaggattgcaaaaaaaaaaaaaactattttttatgttggccttATCTACTTTGATCGAATTGATCTTACTATAACAATGAAAAATATAAATTTATGTTCctctctctgcctcttcaggcagaatgacctcATTTTTCCACTATTTGTGTCTTTCATcactacttttctgccaccaatagtCTAACCGTCTCTTattacttgcttctatcgcggacgtgttcagctttccacgtttgtccctaaaacccaaagcctcatgtaGCCTTGCACCCTCACGTATATCGCCGCATTAAATCACATCATGTTCCATTGTTTTTTTAACTCCCCCACATCATGGGCTTTGTTCTTTATTGAATCTCACTTTATGACTTTATAagttttgcggacacgcagcACCACCTGTCGACACaattttgagtagtgcaaagcccgattCTTTTGCATAGTTTGCTGCAGAACCATGTGACTGCAGCTTACAAAACACCAATTTAGCTAAATAATAGGTGTATATTTTTGCATTGGACGCTTATAAAAAGACCCACCAATTTCTCTCAGCTAGTAGGACGCGTCACCGACCCGCCATGAAGTGTTAGCTGGCTCACTCAACAGAACgatggcgaaaacaagagcagacgcaatgTCTCTGCGCTTTAAGAAAAAAGACCCCGCTCGATGCTACTGTTGGGTTGTGAATTGCCACGGGCGTAAACAACTTCAGTTTCACCAATTTCTGCAGCTTTCGCGAATCCGAATGGCGAGAGCGCTGGATATAACCGTTGCGAACGTGTTGTGTAAGCAAATTACTTGCGATCTCCACAGCCGGTTGCATGAGAAAGTGTGATATTGTAGGTTTCCTGTTATTGTTTTCAGTAGCCTTGACAGAGAACCATGGTAACattgattatgaagcttaacaaaGCCTCTGACCACGGTGCATGCCGTGCAACAGTAGACAGGTGATGCGAGCGATGAACATAGCACATGCCGCGACCACCGATAATATGAAGTTGTTGCTACCATGCACCATTACGCATGTACGCCTTTGAAGGCTCTAAGTTCTGGCTTTAAATAGTAAATGCGAACACGTATgtcatacaggtaaatcgcaaaatgatcgGACCACAATCAGGTTTTTGTGGCCGGTGGTCTTCGTGATTGCCGGAGATATCTCGGAGGCCTCAGTTGTGCCTTTCGTCGTATACCTAGAAAGTAGACATGCATGTGtccccatttgcagtatatacaaatgGAAGACAACCTTCAACAAAACATTCtagcatgcgtaataaaacactTCAACACACAGGAAGCGAGAGATCGAtgaagaatgcaactgcaaaggcgaAAATCGCCAGGGCCATTCATGCCGAATAAAGCAAACTTCGTGCCACTGATTGTTATATTGCTTGCGTATTCACTTCAATgctttggcatcatgtgtatgcccaaatttgatgcatttaggcgttacagaacgctcgtcggagtgcttgccttaAACTCGGATGTCATGCAAAGCTCGCTTGCAGCACCCCGAAATAACAAACATCTTTTGCATTGTACCAGAAAttcgttttgatgagcttcctactttacTAAAATGAGCTTGGATTGAAGGAAGAGGCTTGCCAGGTGTTTGATTTTTAGGAAACCCCGTCTCAATAACAACGAAAGAGGGGCACCTATGCACGTTTGCTCGCAGACGGCTCTCTTTGTATTACCCCTTTATGGCCAGCGCAGCGATGagggcgctggtggcggcgtttttcgcagcgccgcctgggcagagtctgacgtctataagCTGAATTCTGAAACATTTTGGCCTTCTTGATACTACATAACAGAATTGTTTAATCACTAACCAAAACATTACAGAGGAGCCATCAAAGTCTTTAAGCTCAGGGCATACTTTCTCTTGACCTCATTGTGTTTTAACGGCGGTATGTGCCATTAAAAACGCAGAAAAAATGGATATTTGACAATATACAGTCAACAAGTCCTCGTAGCCACATTTTTCTATTGATAAACAGTGATTTAAGAAAGCTCTGTCGTATGTGAGATGTCATGTGATCTGTTGAACCATGAACAATAGAAGGGCCTGCAACACAAAAAATTAGCAGTGGCATGTGCTCACAGTCATTGATGAAGTGTGTTCGTGAGCGTATTTGGGTGCATTAGTGCTTGGTTAGTTGGCAGATGTTTGTGCAAATTTGGGCTGAGCTAGTTTCACCATAACAAAGCTAATGTTTACTGCTCATGAAAGGCCTTTGAACTATGTTTGACAATTTTTTATAAGTCTGATAAACATGCGCATCATGTACCTTGTGCCGCGACGGTAATAATTTCAAATGCCGCTGCACTACAACTTGCAGGCATGTCACAAcattaaaaaaacaagcaaacaacaaaaaaaaacttgcccataGCTTGGCTCTTCCACTGTATCCTTTATGTGTTATGATGCCACCAGGGACAAAGTATTAGTTAGTGAGCCAGTGGGGGTTGACAGCACCAAAGTGATGAAAACTGACTAAGTGCTCCAAGAATGGAAGATGCTCGCTTCACTCTTAGTGTGGTGCTGCCAGACCTTTTCTGAGGCTCCGATTTAATAGATTGAAAAATGGAACAATCTTAAAACATCGGTTACATGTGACAGTTGAATTTAAATATAATGGCTTCATATGTAAGTGGCTTTCTGAATATTTGGCCCCGCAGGACGCTTCCCTGCAATATGTGTGTATAGCTGCTGCAGTTTTTTGGAGGCAGTGTGGGCTTTCATTTTCATACTGCTTGAATGAAGCATGTGTCATGATGTGGCTTATGAAGtagcatttttgtttttattttgagaATCTCTTTTATTGTGTTAATTTAGGCCACCTGAATTTAGATCTAGTAATGTCAAATTAAGAGTTTTCAACAGCCACTAATAACATGTGTTAACTTCTGTTTCTCTTGGTTGCTGCCAAAATTATTGCAGGGACAATGTCATGCTCTATGGTGCCCTGTTCAGAGCCTATATGTAGCATCATGCTACTTTTAGACCTCTGGGAGTTGGTTCGAGCATACAGATGGACAAATGGATGAATAGCATGAAAGTTACTGGCTTAGACCTTCACTATGAGTGGCTTCCCGTGTGGAAAGGACGCTTCACTGTGAGTCAAGTAATTTTTTAGGGGAGCATCCTATTTGTGTTGAAGGAATAcaagtctcttttttttcagtCATTCAATCACTTAGtcagaaggaaacaaaaaagaactagTTTCTGATAACTTTGACTGATGATGGTTTGCACAGATGAATTTGTAGCTATGATGCCTGAAAACAACTAGTGTGACTAAATGCTTTGGATAAATTTTATTCTCTCATCTCCAATTACCTCAATGGAGGCACTGAATGGCTCTCAGTGATGTTGTTTTTGACATGTATGAGTCGCGTTTGCATTAAATTTTCACATCGTAAATTGTGTCATTAAGGCTAGCTTTCTTTAGCAGCATAAAGCATAAACACATGTATGTTAattccatcctttttttttttcattcttgataTAGGTGCATATAGAAATCAACATTAGTATTTCTTGAAATATTGCTTTGTGTGATTTGTTGTATGTGTCTGATTTTGGGGGGAATAGGATGGAAACACTACGACAGCATGCCACTTTGAGCTTCAGTGCTTTGTTCCTGATACTTACGACCCGGACTTGAAGGAGTTTTTGCCACATTATGAGAAACCTGTAAGAGAAGTAATTATGCTATCTTTTATACTATATAGGCAGCTGCTTGGATCTGTATTTCTCATAGCTACTTGTGGTAGTTAGACACAAGTCAATCGAAATCACCAAGGCCAACATCTGGGCACATTGATATTCCATGTTTAAGAACATTGAAAGCATACTGAAAACAGACACAAAGAAGGCATAGACACTCACATACATAGCACTACTTTGAACCTGGTTTAGTTGATAGTAGtgcactgtgtgtgtgtatgtttgccTTTTTTGTGTCTTCGGTTTGAATGCACTTTCACCAATCTTAAACTAAGATCAGTTTGTTATAACATTGTCTTAATGTTAGAAAACTGAATGTATGCTTCAAAGCAGCACTATCGGTGTATAAGCACTTCATCAGGTAGGTTTTTTTAATTTTGCTAGCTTTCTTTGCAACACAGAAAAAAGGACAACATAAGATGTACCACACGGGAAACAATTTAGTCTGTGGGTTCTGAAGGTTCTTTACAACTCGGTGATCATATTTGTGCCTTCTGCCAATAATGataaagttagttaattaaacattagttaaagaaaaacaaaaggtaCCTTGAGTGAATAAAGGCTGATGCAAATAGTATGTGTTCAATTCAGCACAATTCTGACAGCCTTTCATTTTTGAAGTGTCGGTTCAAGTTGTGTGAGAAAACCTGTATGGTGTGCTAATGTTACATGGCAGCATACCACTGTTCACCCAATCGCATGAAAAGTGAGTGAATACGTTTAAAGATGAGCGCTGACATAGCTTCTCTCctccatgccatccctccctgtttagcCTCCAGCATTCTTGTCAAGATGGAGAAAAGAAAAGTGCTCAAAACATGTGAAATACCCCCTCAAACTCTGCTTATACTTGATGGATTCAAAATAATTTTGCGGCAATCGATCCACTAGGCAATAAACTTTTGCACTGAGATCATTCGATATTTACTTGAAAAAGTAGTTCGGGACCCCTTTGAGTGACGATAAAATTTCtgtgatgaatgaatgaatcattcAAATAGAAGCTTCTTACTGTAATTATGTTACTGACATTGTTTTTTAATCAATGTCGGGGTGTGTTGCAAGTATTGCCGTGGCATAGCAGCTGAAGTGTAGGGCTTGAAAATTAGCCATCGTGTGAGTAACACCCCACATGGGACTGATTGAGAACATTAGAGGGGCAGTgtacgtgattttttttttcataaagtacAGAGTATCGGAAAGAAATGCAAGCTTCTGTATTCTGCCGTCAATACTTGTATGGCTGACAGAAATATGACTGCATTCCCGTATGAAAGACAGtgaactacactcaaacctcattggAACAAAGCTGCATCTTGCATCAAAATATATATgagttataaaggtatattcccaAAAAGGTACTCTTCACTTATTTCATCATAACTGATATATAGTTGTATCCAGGATCGTTATATCGAGATTTGACTGTACTTTTTGCactactttcattttttttaaatgactGCAATGTGTAGACCTGAGACTTTCTGTGTCTTTTCTGCAGTCTTTGCTGAACTACATCACATCACTAACACCATTTCATCATGATATCCTATGCTTCTAGTATTTCTGCTGGTTGGTATTATTATTTCTAGGAAATGCAAGCCACCAAACATGAATCCTTCATCCGAACATGCGAAAGATTCCTTAAGCGTACGGGGAACTTTCTCTATTACCCAACTTTTCAAGAATGCATAACAGTCTCAGTGGCTAATGCACTCGTTCCATTTTTCTTTCCGATATAATTTTATTGCCTGGCTTGTGTGAGACTTTTCGTTTATAATTTAAAACAAGATCGTCATGTCGGAAGTCTGAAATAAAAATACAGCTACTTGTCCTACAAACATTCAACAAATGATTGTGCTGACTTCTTGACCCATTTTTGATTCACTTTGACACTCCTAGCGTTTAGGCAGCTGGGATTTGGTTCTGAGAGAAGTTAAAGCTAAACTTGGCAAATACATATGCTGAACATTAGCTTAACAGTGCTGTACTCATGTAAAGCATTTATCATGTAAAATTGAATGTGTATAAGGAGCAGCCAAAACTTATTGGCACTTGCGATAAGTTTTGGcttctacttcttttttttccaaagAGTGCCCTTTCAGTTGATTGTCAATGTTTGTATTGTCCTGTTATCTTGTGTTTCTGTGCACaagcccttctttttttttttttttttttttttttcaagatgaaCCCTTATCAACCAACTCAACTTTACGTCGTTCTAAGCTTCATTTTTAGTGCTCCGAGCTTTCGGAAAGGTTTGATAGTCATGTTTAAATAGCATGGGTGTGAGTTTTAGGGCGGAATCAAGTATGAATTGAATGTTGAGGATACTTAatcaaacacgaaaaaaaaatcgaataCTGTTTATAGTTTTTGAATAGTGAGGCAATCTTTTTCAAAGCAACCCTAGACTAATAAAGTAACAATTTTCAAAATGACCTAAGAATTTTATAGTAGTTTAACTTAAAACAAATATTCAAAAGCTTTCACTGGAAACATTGCAGTGACTTTTAGCTGACAGAAAATACTACAGTTATTTTAATTGGGGGCATGCTCATATACAACAGCAACTAGAGCGTTCGAAATATCTTGTAACTGCTGGCTGAAATATAGCAGTTACATACAATATTCAAGGTGGTATTTTTTCGAAATGTTTTAAATAAACGTCATACATAAATGTTAAGTAATTTTCTTCATTTTAAATCATCATGAATGCCGTGGTAAGGAGAGTGAATTGATGATTCTGCCACATCAGTGACTGTGAAGTTTTAATCAAGAATGTCTTTACCTTGTGGTAAATATAGCGATTATAGTATTGCAAGTATACATGGGCTGCATGCATCTCAGTAATGATGCAAAAAGAAAAGTTGCTGGGAGGGGAGGTGGGGGCTCCTTGTTCCAATGTCTTGTTCATTTGAGCATTTATAATTCATCCTGACTTACCAAAAATATATTAGGAAATTATTTGGTATTTCAAATATGCCAATTCAATTTGAGCACCGAATGGAATAGATTGCTATTTGATTTGTTGTTCTAAattttcgaatatttgcacacttCTGTTGACGGGTTATACTgctataaaacttttttttaatttcttgacTGATTGTGATGAAACTCCATG
This region includes:
- the LOC119174156 gene encoding uncharacterized protein LOC119174156 isoform X2, coding for MKWWCLFLIKDAPTWKPDSPKSHLLPLIPSREVHFAILPFLLSPCEELQAFWKTFQLDSFQSALQSWSDDIARLKDTYHFPSQLSPAVLTSATKRIEGLLDNLPIPGKAMLEIVVDRSLFSDLDVMDNVMLYGALFRAYM
- the LOC119174156 gene encoding uncharacterized protein LOC119174156 isoform X1, whose protein sequence is MKWWCLFLIKDDAGKDIVEDYFSLLNLLIDAPTWKPDSPKSHLLPLIPSREVHFAILPFLLSPCEELQAFWKTFQLDSFQSALQSWSDDIARLKDTYHFPSQLSPAVLTSATKRIEGLLDNLPIPGKAMLEIVVDRSLFSDLDVMDNVMLYGALFRAYM